One stretch of Bradyrhizobium canariense DNA includes these proteins:
- the rpsU gene encoding 30S ribosomal protein S21, with protein sequence MQVLVRDNNVDQALKALKKKMQREGIFREMKLRGHYEKPSEKKAREKAEAVRRARKLARKKLQREGLLPMKPKPVFGAGPGGERGGAGGRGGPGAGPRGPR encoded by the coding sequence GTGCAGGTTCTCGTTCGCGATAACAATGTCGACCAAGCCCTCAAGGCGCTGAAAAAGAAGATGCAGCGCGAGGGTATTTTCCGCGAGATGAAGCTCCGCGGCCATTATGAAAAGCCCTCCGAGAAGAAGGCCCGCGAAAAGGCTGAAGCTGTGCGCCGCGCGCGCAAGCTCGCCCGCAAGAAGCTGCAGCGCGAGGGCCTGTTACCGATGAAGCCGAAGCCGGTATTTGGCGCAGGTCCGGGTGGCGAGCGCGGTGGCGCTGGCGGCCGTGGTGGCCCGGGCGCCGGTCCGCGCGGACCGCGCTGA
- a CDS encoding alpha/beta hydrolase, whose amino-acid sequence MTILKWLLLLGLIGYVGGLAVLFFTQRSFVFPIPVTARTAPDAAGFPEAEEHVLPTADGEKVIIWHVPAKPGHAVVIYFPGNGDYLAGGVSRFRRITADGTGLVVLSYRGYAGSGGEPTEQGLLQDAAAVYAFTAARYKADQIVVWGFSLGTGVAVALAAGHPIGKLILEAPYTSIADVAGVRPLFRAVPVHWLLRDQFRSDERIAAVTAPLLIMHGERDSVVPIGFGERLFALAHEPKQFVRFAGGGHDNLDDYGAIETAHHFMDASNG is encoded by the coding sequence ATGACCATCCTCAAATGGCTCCTCCTTCTCGGTTTGATCGGCTATGTCGGCGGCCTAGCCGTGTTGTTTTTCACGCAGCGCTCGTTCGTCTTTCCGATCCCGGTGACAGCGCGAACGGCGCCTGATGCTGCGGGTTTCCCCGAAGCCGAAGAACACGTCCTGCCCACGGCTGACGGCGAAAAGGTCATCATCTGGCACGTTCCGGCAAAGCCGGGGCACGCGGTCGTCATCTATTTTCCCGGCAATGGCGATTATCTCGCCGGAGGCGTCAGCCGTTTTCGCCGCATCACCGCTGACGGGACCGGGCTCGTCGTCCTGTCATATCGCGGCTACGCCGGTTCGGGCGGAGAGCCAACCGAGCAGGGCCTGTTGCAGGATGCCGCAGCGGTCTACGCCTTCACCGCCGCGCGGTACAAAGCCGATCAAATTGTCGTCTGGGGATTCTCGCTCGGTACGGGCGTTGCGGTGGCCCTGGCTGCCGGGCATCCGATCGGCAAGCTGATCCTGGAAGCGCCCTATACGTCGATTGCGGATGTCGCCGGCGTGCGCCCGCTGTTTCGAGCCGTGCCGGTGCATTGGCTGCTGCGGGATCAATTCCGCTCCGATGAACGTATCGCAGCCGTCACGGCCCCGCTGCTGATCATGCATGGCGAGCGCGATTCCGTCGTTCCGATAGGCTTTGGCGAACGCTTGTTTGCGCTCGCGCATGAGCCGAAGCAGTTCGTGCGGTTTGCCGGCGGCGGCCACGACAATCTGGATGATTATGGTGCGATCGAAACCGCTCATCATTTCATGGATGCTTCAAACGGTTGA
- a CDS encoding proton-translocating transhydrogenase family protein: MEHIAQAVDPFVFRLSIFVLAVFVGYFVVWSVTPALHTPLMSVTNAISSVIVVGALLAVGVGMISSGSGWARGFGFIALIFACVNIFGGFLVTQRMLAMYKKKTK; encoded by the coding sequence ATGGAGCATATCGCGCAGGCCGTCGATCCCTTCGTGTTCCGGTTGTCGATTTTCGTGCTCGCCGTGTTCGTCGGCTATTTCGTGGTGTGGTCGGTGACGCCGGCGCTGCACACGCCGCTGATGTCGGTGACCAACGCGATCTCCTCGGTGATCGTGGTCGGTGCACTGCTCGCGGTCGGCGTCGGCATGATCTCCAGCGGCAGCGGCTGGGCACGCGGCTTCGGCTTCATCGCGCTGATCTTCGCCTGCGTGAACATCTTCGGTGGCTTCCTAGTCACCCAGCGCATGCTGGCGATGTACAAGAAGAAAACCAAGTGA
- a CDS encoding NAD(P)(+) transhydrogenase (Re/Si-specific) subunit beta, translating into MNANLAAVLYLVAGVLFILSLRGLSSPASSRQGNFFGMIGMAIAVATTLASHPPADGMAWLLVILGIAIGGSIGAVIARRVPMTSMPELVAAFHSLVGMAAVLVAAGAFYAPEAFDIGTPGNIHPQSLVEMSLGVAIGALTFTGSVIAFLKLSARMSGAPIILPGRHFINVALAVALVFFIVGLVISGSALDFWLIVILALALGVLMIVPIGGADMPVVISMLNSYSGWAAAGIGFTLGNSALIITGALVGSSGAILSYIMCHAMNRSFISVILGGFGGETAAAGAGTAEARPVKLGSADDAAFIMKNAQKVIIVPGYGMAVAQAQHALREMADTLKKEGVEVKYAIHPVAGRMPGHMNVLLAEANVPYDEVFELEDINSEFAQADVAFVIGANDVTNPAAEEDKTSPIYGMPVLQVWKAGTVMFIKRSLASGYAGIDNPLFYRDNTMMLLGDAKKMTENIVKAM; encoded by the coding sequence ATGAACGCCAATCTCGCTGCAGTTTTGTATCTCGTGGCAGGTGTGCTTTTCATCCTGTCGCTGCGTGGATTGTCGAGCCCGGCATCGAGCCGCCAGGGCAATTTCTTCGGCATGATCGGCATGGCGATCGCGGTTGCGACCACGCTGGCGTCGCATCCGCCGGCCGACGGCATGGCCTGGCTGCTGGTGATCCTTGGCATCGCCATTGGCGGCAGCATCGGTGCGGTCATTGCCCGCCGGGTGCCGATGACGTCGATGCCGGAACTGGTCGCGGCGTTCCACTCGCTGGTCGGCATGGCCGCGGTGTTGGTCGCGGCAGGCGCCTTCTATGCGCCGGAAGCCTTCGACATCGGCACGCCCGGCAACATCCATCCGCAGAGCCTGGTCGAAATGTCGCTCGGCGTCGCCATCGGCGCGCTGACCTTCACCGGCTCGGTGATCGCGTTCCTGAAGCTGTCGGCACGCATGAGCGGCGCACCGATCATCCTGCCCGGCCGCCACTTCATTAACGTCGCACTTGCCGTAGCGCTGGTGTTCTTCATCGTCGGCCTCGTGATCTCCGGCAGCGCGCTCGACTTCTGGCTGATCGTCATTCTCGCGCTGGCGCTCGGCGTGCTCATGATCGTCCCGATCGGCGGCGCCGACATGCCGGTCGTGATCTCGATGCTGAACTCGTATTCCGGCTGGGCCGCGGCCGGCATCGGCTTCACGCTCGGCAATTCCGCGCTCATCATCACCGGCGCGCTGGTCGGCTCATCCGGCGCGATCCTGTCCTACATCATGTGCCACGCGATGAACCGTTCCTTCATCTCGGTCATCCTCGGCGGCTTTGGCGGCGAGACCGCGGCTGCGGGCGCTGGCACGGCGGAAGCGCGTCCGGTCAAGCTCGGCTCCGCCGATGACGCCGCGTTCATCATGAAGAACGCGCAGAAGGTCATCATCGTGCCCGGCTACGGCATGGCGGTGGCGCAGGCCCAGCACGCGCTGCGCGAGATGGCGGATACGCTGAAGAAAGAAGGCGTCGAGGTGAAATACGCCATTCACCCCGTAGCCGGCCGCATGCCCGGCCACATGAACGTGCTGCTCGCCGAGGCCAACGTGCCCTATGACGAGGTGTTCGAACTCGAGGACATCAATTCCGAATTCGCCCAAGCCGATGTCGCCTTCGTGATCGGCGCCAACGACGTCACCAATCCGGCGGCGGAAGAAGACAAGACCTCGCCGATCTACGGCATGCCGGTGCTGCAGGTCTGGAAGGCCGGCACCGTGATGTTCATCAAGCGCTCGCTGGCTTCAGGTTATGCCGGTATCGACAATCCCCTGTTCTACCGCGACAACACCATGATGCTGCTCGGCGACGCCAAGAAGATGACCGAGAACATCGTCAAGGCGATGTAA
- a CDS encoding YdcH family protein, translating to MAMQAHLVELERKHKILENELHDALVHLSTDDLQIVELKRRKLMVKDEIERLRQTASETLH from the coding sequence ATGGCGATGCAGGCGCATCTTGTTGAACTGGAACGTAAACACAAGATTCTCGAAAACGAACTCCACGATGCTCTCGTGCATCTTTCCACAGACGACCTGCAAATTGTCGAATTAAAGCGCCGGAAACTAATGGTAAAGGACGAGATCGAGCGTCTCAGACAAACGGCGAGCGAAACGCTGCATTAG
- a CDS encoding response regulator, with protein MGLVESSRPVVLIVEDEFLLRMDAVDMISAAGFTVVEAANADEAIEILEVRPDITVVFTDIQMPGSMDGLKLARAVRGRWPPIKIIATSGLNVGQADLPEGGRFLPKPYNAAQVTGVLRELTIGQ; from the coding sequence ATGGGTCTAGTCGAGTCCAGCAGACCCGTGGTGCTGATCGTCGAGGACGAGTTTCTGTTGCGAATGGACGCGGTCGACATGATCTCCGCTGCCGGCTTCACGGTGGTCGAAGCAGCCAATGCCGACGAAGCGATCGAAATTCTGGAAGTGCGCCCCGACATCACCGTGGTTTTTACCGATATCCAGATGCCCGGCTCGATGGACGGCCTGAAACTCGCCCGCGCGGTCCGGGGCCGCTGGCCTCCGATCAAGATTATCGCGACCTCTGGTCTTAATGTGGGGCAAGCGGATTTGCCCGAAGGCGGAAGGTTTCTGCCGAAACCCTATAATGCGGCGCAGGTGACCGGCGTGTTGCGAGAGTTGACAATCGGCCAGTGA
- a CDS encoding Re/Si-specific NAD(P)(+) transhydrogenase subunit alpha: protein MKIAVAKEIDPSEPRVAASPDTVKKFRTLGVDIAVEPGAGIKSGLPDSEFTAAGATVSADAVKDADIVIKVKRPESSELANYKRGALVIAIMDPYGNDAALKAMADAGVSAFAMELMPRITRAQVMDVLSSQANLAGYRAVIEAAESFGRAFPMMMTAAGTIPAAKVFVMGVGVAGLQAIATARRLGAVVTATDVRPATKEQVESLGAKFLAVEDEEFKNAQTAGGYAKEMSKEYQAKQAALTAEHIKKQDIIITTALIPGRPAPRLVTSDMVKSMKPGSVLVDLAVERGGNVEGVKAGEVADVDGIKIVGFTNVAGRVAASASSLYARNLFSFIETLVDKSTKALAVNWDDELVKATALTKDGAVIHPNFQPKNA from the coding sequence ATGAAGATTGCCGTTGCCAAGGAAATCGATCCGTCCGAGCCGCGCGTCGCTGCTTCGCCAGATACGGTGAAAAAATTCAGGACGCTGGGCGTCGATATCGCGGTCGAACCGGGCGCGGGCATCAAATCGGGGCTGCCCGATTCGGAGTTCACCGCGGCCGGCGCCACCGTGAGCGCCGATGCGGTGAAGGACGCCGACATCGTCATCAAGGTGAAGCGGCCCGAATCTTCCGAGCTTGCGAACTACAAGCGCGGTGCGCTGGTCATCGCCATCATGGACCCCTATGGCAACGACGCCGCGCTGAAGGCGATGGCGGATGCCGGCGTCTCGGCGTTCGCGATGGAATTGATGCCGCGCATCACCCGCGCGCAGGTGATGGACGTGCTGTCGAGCCAGGCCAATCTGGCCGGCTACCGCGCGGTGATCGAGGCGGCGGAGTCGTTTGGCCGCGCCTTTCCGATGATGATGACGGCCGCCGGCACCATTCCCGCAGCAAAGGTGTTCGTGATGGGCGTCGGCGTTGCCGGCTTGCAGGCGATCGCGACCGCGCGGCGGTTGGGCGCGGTCGTCACCGCGACCGACGTGCGGCCGGCCACCAAAGAGCAGGTCGAAAGCCTGGGCGCCAAATTCCTCGCGGTCGAGGACGAGGAATTCAAGAACGCCCAGACCGCCGGCGGCTACGCCAAGGAAATGTCGAAAGAGTATCAGGCCAAGCAGGCGGCACTGACCGCCGAGCACATCAAGAAGCAGGACATCATCATCACCACAGCGCTGATTCCAGGCCGGCCCGCGCCGCGTCTCGTGACGTCGGACATGGTGAAGTCGATGAAGCCGGGTTCAGTGCTGGTCGATCTGGCGGTCGAGCGCGGCGGCAATGTCGAAGGCGTCAAAGCGGGCGAAGTCGCCGATGTCGATGGCATCAAGATCGTCGGCTTTACCAACGTGGCCGGTCGCGTCGCGGCGTCGGCGTCCAGCCTTTACGCGCGCAACCTGTTTTCCTTCATCGAGACGCTGGTCGACAAATCGACCAAGGCGCTCGCCGTGAACTGGGATGACGAACTGGTGAAGGCGACCGCCTTGACCAAGGACGGCGCCGTCATCCATCCGAATTTCCAGCCGAAGAACGCATGA
- the purE gene encoding 5-(carboxyamino)imidazole ribonucleotide mutase, whose translation MTAPVAIIMGSQSDWETMRHAAETLTALGVASEKHIVSAHRTPDRLFAFAKGAKAAGFKIIIAGAGGAAHLPGMTAALTELPVFGVPIESKALSGVDSLYSIVQMPAGIPVGTLAIGKPGAVNAALLAASVLALSDRALSGRLVAWRKQQTDAVAERPEESA comes from the coding sequence ATGACCGCGCCTGTAGCCATCATCATGGGAAGCCAGTCGGACTGGGAAACCATGCGCCATGCCGCCGAGACCTTAACTGCGCTCGGGGTTGCCTCCGAAAAACATATCGTCTCAGCGCACCGCACCCCGGATCGGCTGTTCGCCTTTGCCAAGGGCGCCAAGGCGGCCGGCTTCAAGATCATCATTGCCGGCGCCGGGGGCGCTGCGCATTTGCCGGGCATGACCGCGGCGCTGACCGAGCTTCCGGTGTTCGGCGTTCCCATTGAATCCAAGGCGCTGTCCGGCGTCGACTCACTCTATTCCATCGTCCAGATGCCGGCCGGGATTCCGGTCGGAACATTGGCGATCGGCAAGCCCGGCGCCGTCAACGCCGCCCTGCTCGCGGCCAGCGTGCTGGCGCTCAGCGATCGCGCGCTCTCGGGCCGACTGGTGGCCTGGCGCAAGCAGCAGACCGACGCCGTCGCCGAGCGCCCGGAGGAATCGGCGTGA
- a CDS encoding calcium:proton antiporter, translating into MSVHGPMPKSAWLFPLLAVVLFAFVTVLDYTFAPSPAGLLFAAVLLVILFGTVFAAVHHAEVIAETIGEPYGTLLLTLAVTVIEVALIATIMLGEKAVPTLARDTVFAVVMIVCNGLVGVCILVGGLRYREQDFQVSGANLYLSMLAVLATITLILPDYTLTTPGPFYSAAQLGFVSIVTIVLYGVFLYTQTIRHRDYFISERADAADHAAPASGHPLLLSTGLLLISLLAVVLLAKKFSLVVDAGAAVIGAPPAFAGILVALLILLPESVAALAAARNNDLQKSINLALGSSLATIGLTIPAVAVAAYTLEKTLILGLQEREIVLLVLTFILSMLTFGTGRTNILFGLLHLVVFAVFVFLVFVP; encoded by the coding sequence ATGAGCGTGCACGGCCCAATGCCGAAATCGGCCTGGTTGTTTCCCCTGCTGGCGGTCGTGCTTTTCGCGTTCGTCACAGTGCTCGACTACACCTTCGCGCCATCACCGGCCGGGCTATTGTTCGCGGCCGTGCTGCTGGTCATCCTGTTCGGCACGGTATTCGCGGCCGTGCATCACGCCGAGGTGATTGCCGAGACGATCGGCGAGCCCTATGGCACGCTGCTGCTGACACTGGCCGTCACGGTCATCGAGGTCGCTTTGATTGCGACCATCATGCTTGGCGAAAAAGCGGTGCCGACGCTGGCGCGCGATACGGTCTTTGCGGTTGTCATGATCGTGTGCAACGGGCTCGTCGGCGTCTGCATTCTCGTCGGCGGTCTGCGTTATCGCGAGCAGGATTTTCAGGTTTCCGGCGCCAATCTCTATTTGTCGATGCTGGCCGTGCTCGCGACCATCACGCTGATCCTCCCTGACTACACGCTGACGACGCCCGGACCGTTCTACTCGGCGGCGCAGCTTGGCTTCGTCAGCATCGTGACGATCGTTCTTTACGGCGTGTTTCTCTATACCCAGACCATCCGCCATCGCGATTATTTCATCAGCGAGAGGGCGGATGCCGCCGATCACGCCGCGCCGGCCTCCGGCCATCCGTTGCTGCTGAGCACTGGATTGCTGCTGATCTCGCTGCTGGCGGTGGTGCTGTTGGCGAAAAAATTCTCGCTGGTGGTCGATGCCGGAGCAGCCGTGATCGGCGCGCCCCCGGCTTTTGCCGGCATTCTGGTGGCGCTGTTGATCCTGTTGCCGGAAAGCGTCGCCGCCCTTGCGGCCGCACGCAACAATGATCTGCAGAAGAGCATCAATTTGGCGCTGGGGTCGTCGCTCGCGACCATCGGGCTGACGATCCCGGCGGTGGCGGTAGCGGCCTACACCCTGGAGAAGACGCTGATTCTCGGGCTGCAGGAGCGCGAGATCGTGCTTCTGGTGTTGACGTTCATCCTCAGTATGCTCACCTTCGGAACCGGCCGCACCAACATCCTGTTCGGACTGCTTCATCTGGTGGTATTTGCGGTCTTCGTGTTCCTGGTATTCGTGCCCTGA
- a CDS encoding 5-(carboxyamino)imidazole ribonucleotide synthase: protein MSEPRQVKLKPGDTIGILGGGQLGRMLAMAAARLGLRCRVFSPDPDSPAFDVVLNATCAEYADVEALELFAGDVDVITYEFENVPAASAMILAARRPVLPNRKILETTQDRLAEKDFIRQLGIGTADYADVSSAAALRAAIAKIGLPAVIKTRRFGYDGKGQTIIREGDDPEQIWADLGTKSAILEAFIPFEREISVIAARSADGQVECFDVTENEHSDHILKTSRVPAAISDALAAQARGVAEKIANALNYVGVLAVELFVVQGDGGPKILVNEIAPRVHNSGHWTLDGASISQFEQHIRAIAGWPLGKPVRHGQVTMTNLIGDEVNGYEQWLTVPGATVHLYGKGSPRPGRKMGHVTQVATGS from the coding sequence GTGAGCGAACCACGACAGGTGAAGCTGAAGCCCGGCGACACCATCGGCATCCTCGGCGGCGGCCAGCTTGGCCGGATGCTGGCGATGGCGGCGGCGCGGCTTGGCCTGCGATGCCGGGTGTTTTCTCCGGACCCCGATTCGCCGGCATTCGATGTCGTGCTGAATGCGACGTGCGCGGAATATGCCGATGTCGAGGCGTTGGAGCTGTTCGCCGGCGATGTCGACGTCATCACCTATGAATTCGAGAATGTACCGGCGGCTTCCGCGATGATCCTCGCGGCGCGGCGTCCGGTGTTGCCGAACCGAAAAATCCTGGAAACCACCCAGGATCGCCTGGCGGAAAAGGATTTCATCAGACAGCTCGGCATCGGCACCGCCGACTATGCCGATGTCTCATCTGCGGCAGCGCTGCGGGCCGCGATTGCGAAAATCGGCCTTCCGGCCGTGATCAAGACCCGCCGCTTCGGCTATGACGGCAAGGGCCAGACGATCATCCGCGAGGGCGACGATCCCGAGCAAATCTGGGCGGACCTCGGCACCAAATCGGCGATCCTCGAGGCCTTCATTCCTTTCGAACGCGAGATCTCGGTGATCGCCGCCCGCAGCGCCGATGGCCAGGTCGAATGTTTTGACGTGACCGAAAACGAGCACAGCGATCACATCCTGAAAACCTCCCGCGTGCCGGCCGCGATCTCCGATGCGCTGGCGGCGCAGGCACGCGGCGTTGCGGAGAAGATCGCAAACGCCCTGAACTATGTCGGCGTGCTCGCGGTCGAGTTGTTCGTGGTGCAGGGGGATGGCGGGCCGAAAATCCTGGTCAACGAGATTGCGCCGCGGGTACACAATTCCGGGCATTGGACGCTGGACGGCGCCTCCATCTCGCAATTCGAGCAACATATCCGTGCCATTGCCGGCTGGCCGCTGGGCAAGCCCGTTCGTCACGGCCAGGTCACCATGACCAATCTGATCGGGGACGAAGTCAACGGCTATGAGCAATGGCTGACCGTTCCGGGCGCAACCGTGCATCTTTATGGCAAGGGTTCGCCGCGGCCGGGCCGCAAAATGGGGCACGTCACGCAGGTTGCAACGGGGTCGTGA
- a CDS encoding cupin domain-containing protein, translating to MISAKSDVQVDTAEVRVTEWRLAPGSATGHHTHEMDYVIVPVTSGEMTIVAPSGERSKAQLGVGKSYFRKAGVQHDVLNETADEIVFLEVELKP from the coding sequence ATGATCAGTGCCAAGTCCGACGTTCAGGTCGATACCGCCGAAGTTCGCGTCACCGAGTGGCGGCTGGCGCCGGGCAGCGCGACCGGTCATCACACCCATGAGATGGATTACGTGATTGTTCCCGTGACCTCGGGCGAAATGACCATTGTGGCGCCCAGCGGGGAGCGTTCCAAGGCCCAGCTCGGGGTCGGCAAATCCTACTTCCGCAAGGCCGGCGTCCAGCACGACGTACTCAATGAAACCGCTGACGAAATCGTGTTCCTGGAAGTCGAATTGAAACCATAG
- a CDS encoding YdcH family protein — protein sequence MTDEDERELELELARLQQEHRDLDAAIDALHQSPAPDLLRLQRLKKRKLQLRDRIAFIEDQITPDIIA from the coding sequence ATGACCGACGAAGATGAGCGGGAACTCGAACTCGAGCTGGCACGGCTGCAACAGGAGCACCGCGATCTCGACGCGGCGATCGATGCGCTGCATCAATCTCCCGCACCGGACTTGTTGCGCCTGCAAAGGCTGAAAAAGCGCAAGTTGCAACTGCGCGACCGCATCGCCTTTATCGAAGACCAGATCACGCCCGATATCATCGCATAA
- a CDS encoding GAF domain-containing sensor histidine kinase → MATDLSADIAAVQGIAAVPRILEVVCRSTGMGFAAVARVTEQRWVCCAVRDEIDFGLVPGGELEVETTICHEIRQSHEAVVIDNVAEDASFSGHHTPAKYGFRSYISTPIILADGTFFGTLCAIDPRPARLNTPQTIGMFKLFAELIATHLEAVNRLIASEATLLSERETSELREQFIAVLGHDLRNPLASIAAGTKMLAQDNLQIPAGEILGLMQKSVARMSVLIDNVLDFARGRLGGGIALRRSPQSLEPVLNQVIAELRASSPGSQIETAFNLTQPVDCDGGRIAQLFSNLLGNSIAHGTAAIPVRVDATTQSGEFVLSVTNSGEPIPADAMGRLFQPFYRVSAQDSPQGLGLGLYIASEIARAHGGTIDVASSPEQTRFTFRMPLP, encoded by the coding sequence ATGGCGACCGACCTCAGCGCGGACATCGCCGCCGTGCAGGGTATCGCGGCGGTTCCACGCATTCTGGAAGTGGTGTGCCGGTCCACTGGCATGGGCTTCGCCGCGGTGGCGCGCGTCACCGAGCAGCGCTGGGTGTGCTGCGCGGTGCGCGACGAGATTGACTTCGGCCTGGTGCCCGGCGGCGAACTCGAGGTCGAAACCACCATCTGTCACGAGATCAGGCAAAGCCACGAAGCCGTCGTCATCGACAACGTTGCCGAGGACGCTAGCTTCAGCGGGCATCATACCCCCGCGAAATACGGCTTTCGGAGCTATATCTCGACGCCCATCATCCTCGCCGACGGCACGTTTTTCGGCACCTTGTGCGCGATCGATCCGCGGCCGGCGCGCCTGAACACGCCGCAGACAATCGGCATGTTCAAATTGTTCGCGGAATTGATTGCGACTCATCTCGAGGCGGTCAATCGGCTTATCGCCAGCGAGGCCACGCTGTTGAGCGAGCGCGAAACATCGGAATTGCGGGAGCAGTTCATCGCCGTGCTCGGCCACGATCTACGCAACCCGCTGGCCTCGATCGCCGCCGGCACAAAAATGCTGGCACAGGATAATTTGCAGATACCTGCCGGCGAGATTCTTGGGTTGATGCAGAAAAGCGTCGCGCGGATGTCGGTCCTGATCGACAACGTGCTGGATTTCGCGCGCGGCCGGTTGGGCGGCGGAATTGCGCTGAGACGCTCGCCGCAATCGCTGGAGCCCGTTCTGAATCAAGTGATCGCGGAGCTTCGCGCCAGCTCGCCCGGGAGCCAGATCGAAACTGCCTTCAATTTGACGCAGCCGGTCGATTGCGACGGCGGCCGCATCGCCCAGCTGTTTTCCAATCTGCTCGGCAATTCGATCGCCCATGGCACGGCCGCGATCCCGGTCCGTGTGGATGCAACGACACAGAGCGGCGAGTTCGTATTGTCGGTCACCAATTCCGGCGAGCCGATCCCGGCGGACGCCATGGGCCGGCTGTTTCAGCCGTTCTACCGCGTGTCCGCGCAGGACTCCCCGCAGGGTCTGGGATTGGGGCTCTACATCGCCTCGGAAATCGCGCGAGCCCATGGCGGCACCATCGACGTCGCCTCCTCGCCGGAACAAACGCGATTCACGTTTCGGATGCCGCTGCCATGA
- a CDS encoding GGDEF domain-containing protein has product MKKKTKVPASKPAKRRKSGGGAAKVALERGRRKGSAAPAVRLPVAPDDAKPAIRRLRAQLAKALAQIDELQASADIDFLLDIPNRRGFERELNRAIAYIKRYRASGALIVLDVDRLKPINDAFGHAAGDQVLKAIVATLLAQVRSSDVIGRLGGDEFALLLWNLSETDAHAKAASLEEAVDRLTFVFRGRPVSAGASAGVAILGPHTEAGKALEEADCAMYVRKAQRRHEA; this is encoded by the coding sequence ATGAAGAAGAAAACCAAGGTTCCCGCGTCAAAACCTGCCAAACGGCGCAAAAGCGGCGGCGGGGCGGCAAAGGTGGCTCTCGAGCGCGGGCGGCGGAAGGGCTCGGCGGCGCCTGCGGTTCGGTTACCGGTCGCGCCCGATGATGCCAAACCGGCCATTCGAAGGCTGCGGGCTCAATTGGCGAAAGCGCTGGCGCAAATCGACGAATTGCAGGCTTCCGCCGATATCGACTTCCTGCTGGATATTCCGAACCGGCGCGGTTTCGAACGCGAGCTGAATCGCGCGATCGCCTACATCAAGCGCTATCGCGCCAGCGGTGCGTTGATCGTGCTCGACGTCGATCGCCTCAAGCCGATTAACGATGCGTTCGGGCATGCCGCGGGCGATCAGGTGCTGAAAGCCATCGTGGCGACGCTGCTCGCCCAGGTGCGTTCCTCCGATGTGATCGGGCGGCTCGGGGGCGACGAGTTCGCGCTGCTGTTGTGGAACCTGAGCGAGACCGATGCCCACGCCAAGGCGGCATCGCTGGAAGAAGCCGTCGACCGGCTCACCTTCGTGTTTCGCGGTCGTCCCGTCAGCGCGGGCGCATCCGCCGGCGTCGCCATTCTCGGACCCCATACGGAAGCCGGCAAAGCGCTGGAGGAGGCCGACTGCGCGATGTATGTGCGCAAGGCGCAGAGGCGGCACGAAGCGTGA